The Tubulanus polymorphus chromosome 1, tnTubPoly1.2, whole genome shotgun sequence genome contains a region encoding:
- the LOC141915018 gene encoding large ribosomal subunit protein mL44-like, protein MSKIITMVSPLIRRGGGGPFISSLRQTLVRKSVVGLNPVCVVHARGYKHHESKLVKELYKRRLEVGPEPWRHRSEFANWNYDAEVFAFGKRLGVDLSDKILKRLFVNKSYVEKESNKRKELGVDDSDLELESNELLIVEGEKNGSDRVKMLLSSIYPSLKEEYIAKIHDVLWADESLAHIGKNLGMTDLILSGESSPEMITLSNTFKAFLGAILVESGSNELELVLKDFVIPELIGKDIGTIVDFKNAMGELSEILEQQGRGLPEPRLLWQSGCNTVLAVYHVGIYSDRKLIGRSPGETVLIAEEEAAKDALKRLYQIEDHRPPLPVDRNSSRSQITQ, encoded by the coding sequence ATGTCAAAAATAATCACGATGGTTTCGCCTCTCATCCGAAGAGGAGGAGGAGGACCGTTCATTTCTTCATTGAGACAAACCCTCGTCAGAAAGTCAGTCGTCGGTTTGAATCCTGTTTGTGTAGTTCACGCTCGCGGTTACAAACACCACGAATCAAAATTAGTGAAGGAATTATACAAACGACGACTAGAAGTGGGACCTGAACCGTGGCGACACAGATCCGAATTCGCGAATTGGAATTACGACGCCGAAGTTTTCGCGTTCGGAAAACGATTAGGTGTCGACCTAAGCGACAAAATCCTGAAGCGTTTATTCGTCAACAAGTCGTACGTCGAGAAAGAGTCGAATAAGAGAAAAGAGTTGGGTGTAGACGACTCGGATTTAGAACTCGAAAGTAACGAATTGTTGATCGTCGAAGGGGAAAAGAATGGAAGCGATCGCGTGAAGATGCTTCTGAGCAGTATCTACCCTTCGCTGAAGGAAGAATATATCGCCAAAATACACGACGTACTTTGGGCCGACGAGTCTCTCGCTCATATAGGCAAGAATCTCGGAATGACGGATTTAATCCTAAGCGGAGAAAGTTCACCGGAAATGATCACTTTATCGAATACGTTTAAAGCGTTTCTCGGCGCGATTCTCGTCGAATCGGGTTCAAAtgagttagaattagtttTGAAAGATTTCGTTATTCCCGAACTGATCGGCAAAGACATCGGTACAATCGTCGATTTTAAAAACGCTATGGGTGAATTAAGCGAAATATTAGAACAACAAGGACGCGGTCTTCCGGAACCTCGACTTCTGTGGCAGTCGGGTTGTAATACGGTTCTCGCCGTATATCACGTCGGGATTTATTCCGATCGGAAGCTGATCGGTCGATCCCCGGGAGAAACTGTTTTAATCGCCGAAGAAGAGGCGGCTAAAGACGCCCTTAAACGTTTATACCAAATAGAAGATCATCGACCCCCTCTACCCGTCGACCGCAATTCATCTAGATCTCAAATTACTCAATAA
- the LOC141915023 gene encoding myophilin-like, which yields MPPPPKRDPEAEKQAMEWIEAILGKKFDGPFDDVLKNGVVLCQLINKLAPGSVKKIAEKGMDFKLMENISAFQAAVKKYGVEDETFQTVDLWQKKNISAVTKCIFALGRVAQKHPEFNGPILGPKESDANKREFTEEQLRAGEGHVGLQAGFAGGASQAGQSFGKQRMIQD from the exons ATGCCTCCTCCCCCAAAG AGAGACCCTGAAGCTGAAAAGCAAGCTATGGAGTGGATCGAAGCAATTTTGGGGAAAAAGTTCGATGGACCTTTCGATGATGTTTTGAAGAATGGGGTGGTTCTTTGTCA attaATTAATAAACTTGCTCCTGGAAGTGTGAAGAAAATTGCTGAAAAGGGAATGGATTTCAAACTGATGGAGAACATATCAGCCTTCCAAGCTGCCGTGAAAAAATACGGTGTCGAAGACGAGACGTTTCAAACTGTAGATCTGTggcaaaagaaaaatatttcagccGTGACGAAATGTATCTTTGCCCTCGGAAGAGTG GCCCAGAAGCATCCTGAATTCAACGGCCCGATACTTGGTCCAAAAGAATCTGACGCAAATAAACGGGAATTCACCGAAGAACAATTGAGAGCTGGTGAGGGACATGTCGGTCTGCAGGCAGGCTTTGCGGGAGGTGCGAGTCAAGCGGGACAAAGTTTCGGTAAACAGCGAATGATCCAGGACTGA